In Pogoniulus pusillus isolate bPogPus1 chromosome 1, bPogPus1.pri, whole genome shotgun sequence, one DNA window encodes the following:
- the LOC135177744 gene encoding LOW QUALITY PROTEIN: cell division control protein 42 homolog (The sequence of the model RefSeq protein was modified relative to this genomic sequence to represent the inferred CDS: substituted 1 base at 1 genomic stop codon) gives MQTIKCVVVGDGAVGKTCLLISYTANKFPSEYVPTVFDNYAVTVVIGGEPYALGLFDTAGQEDYDRLXPLSYPQTDVFLVCFSVVSPSSFENVKEKWVPEITHHCPKTPFLLVGTQIGLRDDPSTIEKLAKNKQKPITPETAEKLAQDLKAVKHVECSALMQKGLKNVFDEAILAAPEPPELKKTRRLAGPFLPLTEYALIPTS, from the coding sequence ATGCAGACGATCAAGTGCGTGGTGGTGGGTGATGGTGCTGTGGGAAAAACCTGCCTACTCATCTCCTACACAGCGAACAAGTTCCCCTCGGAGTACGTACCAACGGTTTTTGATAACTATGCGGTAACAGTGGTGATTGGAGGAGAGCCTTACGCCCTAGGCCTCTTTGATACAGCAGGTCAGGAAGACTATGATAGATTATGACCCCTCAGCTATCCACAGACAGATGTATTTCTGGTCTGTTTTTCAGTGGTATCTCCTTCTTCATTTGAAAATGTGAAAGAAAAGTGGGTACCCGAAATTACTCACCACTGTCCAAAGACTCCTTTCCTTCTTGTTGGGACCCAAATTGGTCTAAGAGATGATCCCTCAACAATTGAGAAACTTGCCAAGAACAAGCAGAAGCCCATAACTCCAGAGACGGCTGAGAAACTGGCCCAGGACCTGAAGGCTGTCAAACACGTGGAATGCTCTGCGCTCATGCAGAAAGGCCTAAAGAATGTATTTGATGAAGCGATATTGGCTGCCCCGGAGCCTCCAGAGCTGAAGAAGACCCGCAG